A single Equus quagga isolate Etosha38 chromosome 8, UCLA_HA_Equagga_1.0, whole genome shotgun sequence DNA region contains:
- the SAMD9L gene encoding sterile alpha motif domain-containing protein 9-like, which yields MNEQVNLPEMTKDWTKEHVKQWVTKDLKIGEKYGQILLNEEVTGLVLQELTEKDLIEMGLPRGPAILIKRAYNRLNNSSPESNNQDSGQLDHTKSSKEEHKEKPQQTKKEKEKSTSSNIDHNLRETRDTKEQESILMKENALNEVVTKDKQKNKLQAEQLTCMPYPFDQFHDSQRYIEHYILQPETGPLNLIDPIHEFKALTNTETATEKDIKMKFSNEAFRFASACMNSRTNGTIHFGVKNKPHGEIVGVKVTSKDSFIDHFNVMIKQYFEESEIKVAKKCIREPRFVEVLLQNNTPSDRFVIEVDVIPKHSICKEKYFYIKMQNCKNEKWKQNEDHSLFVRDGASSKDILANGKQRDIDFKAFMQNLKSLVTSRKEAEEEYEVKANKKESEGQKLVKLLIGNRDSLDNSYYNWYILVINKCHPNQTKNLDFLKEIKWFAVLEFDPESQSKGVAKAYKKSRVANLHFPNQYEEKSTPMREKISSLNLYQQPSWIFCNGRTDLKDERHKPLEPHLWQRERASDIRKLIQFLTDENVMTRGRFLVVFLLLSAVESPGDPLIESFCAFYQALKGMENILCICVNSQIYQRWKDLLQTRLTVADELANHSISTLNLELINSTILKLKPVTESSRRFLPSSGLSSVILEKKEEDILTALEILCENECRDTDIEKDEFKFQEFKKSKEEYFYRGGKVSWWNFYFSSENYSSAFVKRDSYEKLKDLILCRAQSPKPPFAKIVNLYHHPGCGGTTLAMNVLWDLKKNFRCAVLKNKATDFAEIGEQVTSLITYKATSHQDYIPVLLLVDDFEEPENVCVLQNAIQTIFAEKDLRYEKTLVIILNCMRSQNPDESAKSAYSIALMHRLSPKEQRAFGDKLKEIEKQHKNCENFYSFMIMKSNFDEIYIKNVVRNILKGQDADSKETQLISFLALLNSYVIDSTISVSQCEIFLGIMYTSIPWEPESLENKMGAYSTLLINTEVTEYRRYTGVRIIHPLIAISCLKELEKSYDLDKCKIALKILKENLFYDSGIGRDKFQQDVQTLLLTRQRKEHGDETDTLFSPLIEALQNEEIEKVLVEGSIRFPQNAFICQALARHFYIKEKKFNIALEWAERAQKRAPKNSYISDTLGQVHKSKIKWWLGENKNCKDITVNDLAHFLEAAEKASRAFKNSQEQTDRKNYETEAWLPQKSQRKYAMYNTAGFLGEIEVGLYAIQILQLTPCFHKENELSKKSMVEFLSGKGNIPTNSKSEYYLVLRKFTSYLQNLQSDLKRCFKFFADYMVLLEMKNTQKETAELSLSKKISRCFRKYMELFCHLDLGVLQSRESQLLKEENCRKALEALRADRFSGLLEYLNSNHKEVATTMENVVNKYTFLLQQNPNKQLTREKQNFILANIILNCLKPTSKSIQPLSKLKKQLQEVLHIEGRHHQYPDPYFLACLLFWPENQELDEDSQLMEKYVSSLNRSFKRQYSNMCRSRQASTLFYLGKKKGLHRLVHKAEIEQYFGKVQNTNSLWQNGDVWEKKEVKDLLCRLTGQAEGKRISIEYGTKEKIKIPVISVYSGPLQSGRNIERVSFYLGFSMEGPLAYDIEVI from the coding sequence ATGAACGAACAAGTAAATCTACCTGAAATGACCAAAGACTGGACCAAAGAGCATGTGAAACAATGGGTAACCAAAGACCTTAAGATTGGTGAGAAATATGGGCAGATTCTGCTTAATGAAGAAGTGACAGGGTTAGTCCTGCAAGAGTTAACCGAGAAAGACCTTATAGAAATGGGGTTACCACGGGGTCCAGCAATTTTGATAAAACGTGCATATAACAGATTGAATAATAGTTCCCCTGAAAGTAACAATCAGGATTCTGGACAATTAGATCATACAAAATCCTCCAaagaagaacacaaagaaaagccacaacagacaaaaaaggaaaaggaaaaatcaacatCATCCAATATTGATCACAATCTCAGAGAGACCAGAGATACCAAAGAACAAGAATCAATTCTTATGAAAGAAAATGCATTAAATGAAGTAGTgactaaagacaaacaaaagaataagctACAAGCTGAACAGTTGACTTGTATGCCATATCCTTTTGATCAATTTCACGACAGCCAACGCTATATAGAACATTATATTCTACAACCTGAAACAGGACCACTCAATCTCATAGACCCAATACATGAGTTCAAAGCACTCACAAATACAGAAACAGCCACAGAAAAGGACATTAAGATGAAATTTAGCAATGAAGCCTTCCGATTTGCATCAGCTTGTATGAATTCACGCACCAACGGCACCATCCATTTTGGAGTCAAAAACAAACCCCACGGAGAAATTGTCGGTGTAAAAGTCACCAGTAAAGATTCCTTCATTGACCACTTCAATGTAATGATCAAACAGTATTTTGAAGAAAGTGAGATCAAGGTAGCCAAGAAGTGCATTCGGGAGCCAAGGTTTGTGGAAGTCCTACTGCAGAACAATACACCATCTGACAGATTTGTCATTGAGGTAGATGTTATTCCAAAACACTCTATATGTAAAGAAAAGTATTTCTATATTAAGATGCAaaactgtaaaaatgaaaaatggaaacaaaacgaAGATCATTCACTGTTTGTGAGAGACGGGGCTAGCTCTAAGGATATCCTGGCCAATGGCAAGCAACGGGATATAGATTTCAAAGCATTTATGCAAAATTTAAAGTCACTAGTAACATCTAGAAAAGAGGCTGAAGAAGAATATGAGGTGAAGGCAAATAAGAAGGAGAGTGAAGGACAAAAGCTGGTTAAACTTCTCATAGGAAACCGAGACTCACTGGATAATTCATACTACAACTGGTACATTCTTGTGATAAATAAGTGCCATCCAAACCAAACAAAGAACTTAgattttctaaaggaaattaaatggTTTGCTGTGTTGGAGTTTGATCCTGAATCTCAGAGCAAGGGGGTCGCCAAAGCTTACAAAAAAAGCCGAGTAGCAAACCTTCACTTTCCAAATCAGTATGAAGAAAAGTCAACTCCCATGAGGGAGAAAATTTCTAGTCTGAATCTCTACCAGCAGCCCAGCTGGATTTTCTGCAACGGCAGAACAGACCTAAAAGATGAGCGGCATAAGCCTTTAGAACCACATttatggcagagagaaagagcttctGATATCAGGAAGCTGATTCAGTTTCTCACAGACGAAAATGTAATGACAAGAGGGAGATTTTTGGTAGTGTTTCTATTACTCTCTGCAGTGGAAAGTCCAGGAGATCCCCTCATTGAAAGCTTCTGTGCTTTCTACCAAGCTCTCAAAGGAATGGAAAACATATTGTGCATCTGTGTAAACTCACAGATTTATCAACGATGGAAAGATCTACTGCAAACAAGATTGACAGTGGCAGACGAATTAGCAAACCATAGCATTTCCACTTTAAATTTAGAATTGATCAACAGTACTATTCTTAAACTAAAACCAGTGACTGAGTCATCAAGAAGGTTTTTGCCCTCCAGTGGGCTTTCTTCTGTTATcttagagaagaaggaagaagatatCTTGACTGCACTGGAAATCCTCTGTGAAAATGAGTGTAGGGACACAGACATAGAGAAAGATGAATTTAAATTCCAAGAatttaagaaatcaaaagaagagtaCTTTTATCGAGGTGGCAAAGTATCCTGGTGgaacttctatttttcttctgaaaattattCTTCGGCATTTGTGAAAAGGGACAGTTATGAAAAACTTAAAGATCTGATACTGTGCAGGGCGCAGTCCCCTAAGCCACCATTTGCAAAAATCGTCAATCTTTATCATCACCCAGGCTGCGGCGGTACCACATTGGCTATGAATGTTCTCTGGGACCTAAAGAAAAACTTCAGATGTGCtgtgttaaaaaacaaagcaacagaTTTTGCAGAAATTGGTGAACAAGTGACCAGTTTGATTACCTATAAGGCAACCAGCCATCAGGATTACATTCCTGTACTTCTCCTTGTAGATGATTTTGAAGAACCGGAAAACGTCTGTGTTCTACAGAATGCCATCCAGACCATTTTCGCAGAAAAAGATTTGCGATACGAAAAAACACTTGTAATTATCTTAAACTGCATGAGATCACAGAATCCTGATGAAAGTGCAAAATCAGCATACAGTATTGCACTAATGCACCGACTTTCTCCCAAGGAACAAAGAGCTTTTGGGGACAAACTAAAGGAAATTGAAAAGCAACACAAGAACTGTGAAAACTTTTATTCCTTCATGATCATGAAaagtaattttgatgaaatctataTAAAAAATGTAGTCAGGAATATCCTAAAAGGACAAGATGCTGACAGCAAGGAAACACAACTCATTTCTTTCCTTGCTCTACTCAACTCTTATGTTATTGATTCTACAATTTCAGTATCACAGtgtgaaatatttttaggaaTCATGTACACTAGTATACCCTGGGAACCTGAAAGCCTAGAAAACAAGATGGGAGCCTATTCTACACTTCTAATAAACACAGAAGTCACAGAATATAGGAGATACACAGGTGTGCGCATCATTCATCCTCTGATTGCCATTTCCTGtctaaaagaactggaaaaaagcTATGACTTAGATAAGTGTAAAATTGCACTGAAGATATTGAAAGAGAATTTATTCTATGATTCTGGAATAGGAAGAGACAAATTTCAACAAGACGTGCAAACTCTTCTGCTTACAAGACAGCGCAAGGAGCATGGAGATGAAACAGacactttgttttctccattaatTGAAGCTTTACAGAACGAAGAAATTGAAAAGGTTTTAGTTGAAGGAAGTATTCGATTCCCACAAAATGCATTCATTTGTCAGGCTTTAGCAAGACATTTTTACATTAAAGAGAAGAAGTTTAACATTGCTCTGGAATGGGCAGAACGGGCCCAAAAGAGAGCACCTAAAAATTCCTATATCTCAGATACACTTGGTCAAGTCCACAAAAGTAAAATCAAATGGTGGTTGGgtgaaaacaaaaactgtaaggATATTACCGTCAATGATCTAGCACATTTCCTAGAAGCTGCTGAAAAAGCCTCAAGAGCTTTCAAAAATTCCCAAGAGCAAACTGATAGGAAAAACTATGAAACAGAGGCCTGGTTGCCACAGAAGTCCCAAAGAAAATATGCCATGTATAATACAGCTGGTTTCTTGGGTGAAATAGAAGTTGGTCTTTATGCTATTCAGATTCTTCAGCTCACTCCTTGtttccacaaagaaaatgaattatctaAAAAATCTATGGTAGAATTTTTATCAGGAAAGGGGAATATCCCTACGAATTCAAAAAGTGAATATTATTTGGTTCTTAGGAAGTTCACATCTTACTTACAAAATTTACAATCAGATTTGAAAAGGtgctttaaattttttgctgATTATATGGTTcttttggaaatgaagaataccCAAAAAGAGACAGCAGAACTCTCATTAAGCAAGAAAATCAGTCGTTGTTTTAGGAAATACATGGAACTTTTCTGCCATTTGGATTTGGGTGTGTTACAAAGCAGAGAGAGTCAGTTACTCAAAGAGGAGAATTGCAGGAAAGCTCTCGAAGCATTGAGAGCAGATAGGTTTTCTGGACTCCTGGAATATCTTAATTCAAATCACAAAGAGgttgcaaccactatggaaaatgtcGTGAACAAATACACCTTCCTATTGCAGCAAAACCCAAATAAACAGCTGACAAGGgagaaacaaaatttcattttggCCAACATTATTCTCAATTGTCTAAAACCCACCTCCAAGTCCATTCAACCACTTAGCAAGCTAAAAAAACAGCTCCAAGAAGTGTTGCATATTGAAGGACGACATCATCAATATCCAGACCCTTATTTCTTGGCCTGCCTCTTGTTCTGGCCGGAAAATCAAGAGCTAGATGAAGATTCCCAACTAATGGAAAAGTATGTTTCATCTTTAAATCGATCCTTCAAGAGACAGTACAGCAACATGTGCAGGTCCAGGCAGGCAAGCACTCTTTTCTATCTGGGGAAGAAGAAGGGTCTCCACAGGCTTGTTCACAAGGCCGAGATAGAGCAATACTTTGGTAAAGTACAAAATACAAATTCCCTCTGGCAAAATGGAGAtgtgtgggaaaaaaaagaagtgaaagacctccTGTGCCGTCTAACTGGTCAAGCTGAAGGCAAGCGAATCTCTATAGAATatggaacaaaggaaaaaataaaaataccagtgATATCTGTTTATTCAGGTCCACTCCAAAGTGGTAGAAACATAGAAAGAGTATCCTTCTATCTAGGATTCTCCATGGAAGGCCCTCTGGCATATGATATAGAAGTAATTTAA